In Geitlerinema sp. PCC 9228, one DNA window encodes the following:
- a CDS encoding sugar transferase: MAAIAAAKFLNAATGKRLFDITFSLAVLILFSPVYLILGFLIAVSSPGPIFYVQERVGKNYRKFRCIKFRTMVQNADDVLAEMIAREPHLRAEFEDNFKLKNDPRITWIGKFLRMTSLDEFPQFWNVLKGDMSVVGPRPLVVEELPKYGRHMPKVLSIRPGITGLWQVSGRNDIPYERRVQMDVYYVKCYNLFMDLWIVVKTIGIVIFPKNNGAY, from the coding sequence ATGGCCGCCATTGCTGCTGCCAAATTCCTCAACGCGGCTACCGGCAAGCGATTGTTTGATATTACCTTTTCGCTGGCGGTTTTAATTTTATTTTCCCCGGTCTATCTAATTTTGGGATTCTTAATCGCCGTCAGTTCCCCAGGACCCATTTTTTATGTCCAAGAACGGGTAGGCAAAAATTACCGGAAATTTCGCTGCATCAAATTCCGCACCATGGTACAAAACGCTGACGACGTACTGGCGGAAATGATTGCGCGCGAACCCCACTTGCGAGCCGAATTTGAGGATAATTTTAAATTAAAAAACGACCCGCGCATTACTTGGATTGGCAAATTTTTGCGCATGACCAGTTTGGATGAGTTTCCTCAATTTTGGAACGTGCTGAAAGGCGATATGAGCGTGGTTGGACCCCGTCCTTTGGTGGTGGAAGAACTGCCCAAATACGGCCGTCACATGCCCAAAGTCCTCAGCATTCGTCCCGGTATCACTGGTTTGTGGCAAGTATCTGGTCGCAACGATATCCCTTACGAACGGCGCGTGCAAATGGATGTTTACTACGTCAAATGCTACAACTTGTTCATGGACCTGTGGATTGTGGTCAAAACCATTGGTATCGTGATTTTTCCCAAAAATAACGGTGCTTACTAG